A region of Paenibacillus sp. JNUCC-31 DNA encodes the following proteins:
- a CDS encoding nucleotide sugar dehydrogenase has protein sequence MENQQFHTLLNAIENKEAVLGVVGLGYVGLPLAVEMVNQGFTVIGIDLDASKVDSIYQGDSYIHDISSEELKKVMQSGRFQPTTDYSMLRVIDALSICVPTPLSENQDPDTSYIETVVDQIKLHMKPGMLITLESTTYPGTTEELIQQKLDKIGHEAGKDYFLCFSPERVDPSNGRFTTFNTPKVIGGTTEACLKLGTALYSKYVETVVPVSSPKVAEMSKLLENTFRSVNIAFVNEMAMMCDRMGIDIWEVIDAAATKPFGFMPFYPGPGIGGHCIPLDPMYLSWKAKGFRFYSKFIELAQSTNDNMPYYVLNKTSTILNEYSKSVRKSNILLLGMSYKPNIADLRESPGLEVYELFKEGGANVSYYDPHAESFLDKHGETVYSEVFNLEQFKKYDCIVLITNHSDLPYFDIAEMGVPILDTRNAFKTYTHPHIYKIGHSVQHPVLEPSEALLV, from the coding sequence ATGGAGAATCAACAATTCCACACATTACTGAATGCGATTGAAAATAAAGAAGCGGTGCTCGGCGTGGTCGGGCTCGGTTACGTAGGACTTCCACTTGCGGTGGAAATGGTTAATCAGGGTTTTACGGTAATCGGAATTGATCTGGATGCATCCAAAGTGGATAGTATCTATCAGGGAGATTCCTATATTCACGATATTTCGTCTGAGGAATTGAAAAAAGTGATGCAAAGCGGCCGTTTTCAGCCTACAACAGACTACAGCATGCTGCGTGTGATCGACGCGTTGAGCATCTGTGTACCTACACCGCTTAGTGAAAACCAGGACCCGGATACGTCCTATATTGAGACGGTTGTGGATCAGATTAAACTGCACATGAAACCAGGCATGTTGATTACGCTGGAGAGCACCACTTACCCAGGTACAACCGAAGAACTGATTCAGCAAAAGCTGGACAAGATCGGACATGAAGCTGGCAAAGACTACTTCCTGTGCTTCTCGCCTGAACGTGTGGACCCGTCCAACGGACGATTCACGACGTTTAATACACCGAAAGTCATCGGGGGCACAACGGAAGCCTGCCTGAAGCTTGGAACAGCATTGTACAGCAAATACGTTGAAACGGTTGTACCTGTATCTTCGCCAAAAGTGGCTGAAATGTCCAAACTGCTGGAAAATACGTTCCGCAGCGTAAACATTGCCTTTGTCAATGAAATGGCGATGATGTGCGACCGAATGGGCATAGATATCTGGGAAGTTATCGATGCGGCAGCGACGAAGCCGTTTGGTTTCATGCCTTTCTATCCAGGCCCTGGCATCGGCGGCCACTGCATCCCGCTGGATCCGATGTACCTGTCCTGGAAGGCCAAAGGATTCCGTTTCTACAGCAAGTTCATTGAGCTGGCCCAGTCCACCAACGACAACATGCCATATTATGTACTGAACAAAACGTCAACCATTCTGAACGAGTACTCCAAATCGGTACGTAAATCCAACATTCTGTTGCTCGGTATGTCATACAAGCCGAATATTGCCGATTTGCGTGAATCTCCGGGACTGGAAGTCTATGAGCTGTTCAAGGAAGGTGGAGCCAATGTCAGCTATTATGATCCACATGCTGAATCGTTCCTGGACAAGCATGGCGAGACAGTATACAGCGAAGTGTTCAACTTGGAGCAATTCAAAAAGTACGATTGCATCGTGCTGATCACCAACCACAGCGATTTGCCTTACTTTGATATTGCCGAGATGGGTGTACCGATTCTGGATACACGTAATGCGTTCAAAACGTACACACATCCACACATTTACAAGATTGGTCACTCGGTACAGCACCCCGTGCTTGAGCCAAGTGAAGCGTTGCTCGTCTGA